The genomic region CAAGGATAGTAAATGTTACTCTTCACTGTGGTTTGGCAACCTTCCGACCGGTTAAGACCGACGATATTCGAAATCATAAAATAGAGTCAGAGTGGATAGATATTTCTAAGGCGGCTTGCGATATTATTAATTCAGCAAAGCAAACTGGCAGAAAAGTTTTTGCCGTAGGGACAACAGCAATTAGAACTTTAGAAACGGTCAGTTTTTTGGATAGTAAAGCTGAGGCTAATTATCAAGTTAAGCCTTTTTGCGGTGAAACTAGTCTTTACATTGTTCCCGGCTATAAATTTAGGATAGTTGATGCAGTCATTACTAATTTTCATACTCCTTGTTCTAGTAATCTCATCTTGATGTCTTCTTTTTGTGGTTTAGCGGCCTTGAGAAAGAGCTATTTACAGGCAGCAACCAGCAAATTCCGCTTTTTTAGCTTCGGCGATGCAATGCTAATTATCTAAATTTTTTCATATTGCATTGCGCCACAATGAGTTAGGTAAGATAAAAAAAAGGTGTCTTTTCTTGACCAATGGCTCTATTTTTAATATAATAGAAACTTGCTATCTTAGGGCTTAAAAAAGTAATATTTTAAGCCGAATCTGCTAGTGTAAACTTTTATTTCCCGCAACTACACTTAAGGAGGATATAAGATGAATAGCGATTTGATGAAGAAGAGAACATTTCTTATTTGCGGACATGCTCAGTCAGGAAAGACTTCTTTAGCTGAGAGTTTGCTGTTTAAGTCAAAGGCGGTAAATCGTTTGGGAAGTGTAGACTCCGGCACTTCAATAAGCGATCATGAGGATGACGAGAGAGATCGCAAAAGCTCGATTAACCTTTCGATTCTTCATGCTGATTATAAAGGAAATAGTTTACAGTTTATCGATGTTCCGGGATATCTAGATTTTATCGGTGAGTTAATAACATCTTCGCGGGTAGTTGATTTCGCAATTATTGTAGTTGACGCTGTTGAGGGTGTGAGCGTGGGTACTGAAAAAGCCTGGGAAATTTTGCAAGCTCAAAAAGTTCCTTGCATGTTTTTTATTAATAAGTTAGACAAAGAAGATACTGATTATAAGGTAACTTTAGCCGATATTCAAAAAAGCCTAACTAAAAAAGCGAGAAGTTTAGTTAAGGTCGAGGGCGATAAGTTAATAAATATTTTAAAAAATAAAGATATGGACCCGACTCTCTATAGTCAGATTGCCGAAAGCGTTGCTGAGAGTGACGATGTTCTTCTAGAGAAATATCTAGATAAAGGTGCTTTAGAAGATGAAGAACTTCGGGTTGCTTTGGATAAAGCAGTTACCAACTCTTTATTCTTTCCGGTAGTTGGTGGTGTGGCTACTAAAGAGCTCGGGACCGATACTTTATTAGAGGTAATTACCGAAATCATGCCGGCAGTAGGTGAGTCAGCCGGACGCCTAGCTAAGGATAAGTCTGATCAAGAACTGGTTATTAAACCTAAACTCGAGGAGCCATTTAGCGCTCAGGTATTTAAGACGATTGTTGACCCTTTTGTTGGCCAACTTACGATATTCCGTGTTTTTTCGGGGAAAATAAGCTCTAATAGTGAGTTTTTTAATGTTACTAAAGATGACAAGGAAAAGTTTGGCCAGCTTTATGCCTTGCAAGGCAAGCAACAGATTGCGGTTGATGAAGTTTCGGCTGGCGATATTGTAGCTGCAGCAAAATTAAAAAATACTTTTAGTCAAGATAGCCTCTGCGCTTCATCACGGCCCGTAAATTTTCCGATTCCTGAATTTCCTTCTCCAGCTTATTCGGCTTCAGTTAAGCCAAAAACCAGGCAAGATGAGGAAAAAATATCAGCGGTTTTAGCGCGCTTGACTAGTGAAGACCCGACTTGTAGCACATCGCGAGATGCTCAAACCAAAGAGCTAATTATTTCCGGAATGGGAGAGTTGCATATTAATGTGATTATTGGAAGGATGAAAAGAAAATATCAGGCTAATGTGGAATTGGGAACGCCTAAAGTACCTTATTTAGAAACAGTTACCAAGTCGGTGGATGTTTCTCATCGCTACAAAAAACAAACTGGCGGTAAAGGCCAATTCGGTGAAGTTTTTATTAAAGTTGAGCCTTTAGAGCGCGGCAAGCAGTTTGAGTTTGTTAATAAGGTTGTCGGAGGAGCTATCCCGCGTAATTTTATTCCTTCAGTCGAGAAAGGTATTCGTAAGTCAATGGTTAAAGGATTTCTAGCTGGCTATACGATAGCCGATATTCGGGTGATACTTTATGATGGTTCTTATCATCCGGTTGACTCTTCAGATATGGCTTTTCAGATTGCTGCCTCAATGGCTTTAAAGAAGGCTTTTGACCAAGCCGGAAGTGTTTTACTTGAGCCAGTTATGAATGTTGAGATTACCGTTCCTGAAGAATTTATGGGTCAGATTACCGGTGACATAAGTTCTCGACGCGGTCGAGTATTAGGAATGGAAACTAAAGGCAAGAATGATGTGGTTAAGGCACATATACCTTTAGCTGAGATGTTTAAATATGCCTCTGATTTGCGTTCATTTACCGGCGGTAGAGGAACCTATACTATGAGTTTTGATAGTTATGAAGTTGTTCCGGCCCGAATTACTCAAGGGATTGTTGAGCAATCTAAAGCTGCCAAAGAAGAACAACATGTGTAAAACCCAGGAGCGGATACCAAAATAGGTGAAGATATTTAATTTAGGATTAGATTTAGAGCCGGGAAAGCAAGTTTATAAATCAAGTTGTTTTGAAAAGTTAGTTGAGAAGTTTTCTCCTAAAAAATCAACTCCTTATCCGGTTGAGTTTGTCGATAGCGATATTGATCAATCAGAGGCAATAGTTCTTGCTGAGAGTAAGCGGCTTGATTTGATTGTTACCGATTTAGAAAAGATTGAAACCCGACTTTCACGTTGTGAAAGTGAGGCTGAGAAGCTGCTCTTCAAAAAAGCACAGGTAGCCTTAGAAGCGGAAGAGCTTCTTTGTGATCTTAATTTATCCGATTCTGAGAAGACGCTTTTAAAGACTTTGCCACTTTTAACTTTTAAACCTTGCCTGGTTAAAAACGAAGTCGCTGATATCAACAGTTTGATTGGGGAAGTAATTCAGAAGTCAGGATTAATTTTATTTTTTACTGCCGGTAAAAAAGAGGTTCACGCTTGGAGTCTAAAAAAAGGTGAGCTTATATTAGAAGCTGCCGGAAAAATTCATAGCGATTTGAAACGTGGTTTTATCAAGGGCGAAGTGGTTAATTGTAAGGATTTAGATAGTTTTTTCAATTTGGCCGAGGCTCGTTCGCGAGGCTTTGTAAAGCTGGTAGATCGCGATTACGTAGTTGAGGAAAACGATATTATTGAAATAAGGTTTAATGTGTAATTATGTTAAGAATAAGAAGAGCTTTAATTAGTGTTTGGGACAAAAAGGGAATAGCTGACTTTGTAAAGAAGTTGGTTAACTTTAATGTTGATGTAGTTTCAACCGGTAAAACAGCCACCTTGTTGCGTAAAAGCGGTGTGGTGGTTAAGGAGGTAGCGACCCTTACTTCGTTTCCGGAGATACTTTCCGGAAGGGTTAAGACGCTTCATCCTAAGGTGTTTGGAGGGATTCTAGCTAATAAAAAACATCCGTTACACATGGAGGAAATGCGTGGGTTGGGAATATATCCTTTCGACTTGATAGTGGTTAACCTTTATCCTTTCGTCGAAAAAAGAAAAGAACGTTTAAGTTGCGATGAGATGATTGAGTATATTGATATTGGTGGTCCGGCAATGCTCAGGGCTGCGGCTAAAAATTTCAAAAACGTTGCCTGTATAAGTTCTTCGGCCCAATACAAAATGGTACTCGCTGAGCTTGAAAAAAATAACGGTTTTATATCTACTGAGACCTTAAGAATTTTGGCTCAGGAAGCTTTTTATCTTACTAAAGAGTATGACAACTCCATCTATAATTATTTTCGCGGTAAGGATATCGCTACTTGGAATTTTGAAGAAGCTTGGCGACTTCGCTACGGAGAGAATCCTCATCAAAAAGCTTCTTTATATAAAATGGTTGAGGCGGATACGGCCGATTTTAAGCAACTTCAAGGTAAGGGGCTTTCTTATAATAATTTTCTTGATCTTGATGCGGCGATGAGCATGGTTAAGGAATTTTCAGAACCGGCCGCGGCAATTGTAAAGCATGCTTCTATCTGTGGTGTTGGAGTTGACCGTAAACTCTCCGGTGCTTATAAAAAATCTTATAACGCCGATAAACTTTCCAGTTTTGGTGGCGTTGTTGGTTTAAATCGTAAAGTCGACAAGGAAACCGCTACTCAGATTATTAAAAGCGAGTTCAAGGAATGTATTATTGCTCCGGCTTATTCCAAAGAGGCTTTAAAGTTATTTGCACCCAAAAAGAACTTACGGGTTTTAGAGGTTGATTTTAATAAAAAAGTATCATTTAAGGAAGCCCGCGGGACTTCGTTCGGATATCTTATCCAAAGTCAGGATAATTCTACTTTTGATAAAAATTCTTTGAGGGTAGTTACTAAAAAGAAACCTGGCTCTCGCGAGATGAAAGATCTTATTTTTGCTTGGAAAGTAGCTAAATTCGTAAGGTCGAATGCGATTGTTATCGCCAAAAACAGTGCTGTTTTAGGGGTTGGTGGCGGTCAACCTTCCAGGGTTGGTGCAGTAAAAATAGCCTTGAGTAAGGCTGTTTCTTCGTCCAAGTTAGCAGTTTTAGCTTCAGACGGATTTTTTCCTAAAGAAGATTCAATCCAAGTAGCTTATCGAAAAGGAATCAGAGCTATTATTCAGCCTGGTGGATCAATAAAGGATGATGAGATTATAAAAGTTTGCGACAAGCTGGGTATAGCAATGATTTTTACCGGCATCCGTCATTTCCGCCATTAAAACTTATTTTTAAAGTTTCTGCCTCCTGAAAATGATTACTAATTATTGTCAAGCTCGCGGCTATCTAGAAGACTTCATTAATTATGAAAAAACCACCAAGTTTAACTATAAAAATTCTTTTAAGTTAGAAAGAGTGCGTTTTCTTTTCAAGCAGCTTAAAATACCCTATCAGGATTTAAAAGCCATACATATCGCCGGAACTAAAGGTAAAGGTTCAACCGCTAAAATTTGCGCACAAAGTTTGATTGCTTGTGGATTTAAGGTTGGATTATATACCTCACCGCATCTTTTTGATTTTAGGGAAAGGATCAGAGTCAACCGGAGAATGATTTCCAAAGAAGATTTGGTGAGAATAGTTGAAGGCTTAAGAAGTAAAATTGAAAAAGGAAAGTTATCGCCGAAATTAGGTCAGTTAAGTTTTTTTGAAATTTACACAGCGATAGCTTTTAAATATTTTTTGGAAAAAAAAGTAGACTACGCAGTAATCGAAACCGGCCTCGGCGGAAGGCTTGATGCAACCAATATCGTAAAGCCAAAAGTTTCAGTCATTACCCATATTGGCTATGACCATACTGATCTTTTAGGTCGGAGGCTTTATCAAATAGCTAAAGAGAAGGCCGGCATAATAAAAACTGGAGTACCGGTGGTCTGCGCTAAGCAGCAACCTTCGGTTTTAAAGATAATTAAACAAATTGCCAAGGTAAAAAAAGCGCCGCTTTTTCTTTTAGGGCGTGATTTTAAAGTTAATAAGCTGCGTCTTAAGGCAGCGGCTACGGTTTTTGATTATGTTGATCGAAACAATAATAAGTTGAATAATTTAAGTTTACCTTTTTTAGGAAGCTATCAAGCTGATAATGCAGCCTGTGCCCTTTGTGCTTATTTTTTATTAAACAACAATAAGCTGCAGGTTAATAAACTTAATCGTTATTTTGATAGGTTAAATCTTGAGGGTAGGTTTGAGCTAATTTCACAAAAGCCATTAGTTTTAGTTGATGTTGCCCATAATCCTTCTTCTTTCTCGGCGCTCAGTGATAATTTAAAGCTGTATTATCGTTCAAAAAAAGTTATTTTAATCTTTGGCTGTTTGAAAGACAAAGCAGCTAAAGTAATGCTAGAAAAAATACCCTATCAAAAGTTAATCTTAACTAGTTTCAAGAACCCCCGGGTCGCTGATCCGATTAAGCTTAAAAAATATGCTAAAGGCGAAAGTATAGTGACTTCTAATCTTCGCCAAGCCTTAGTAATAGCTAGGCAGCTTTATAAAGAAAATTTTTTAATTTTAATTAGTGGGTCTTTGTTCTTAGTAGCTCAAGCAAAGCGGGTTGTTAAAACCAGTGGCTTTTTTGGAAATTTTAGCTAAAATGTTTTTGCAATGAATGAGTCTAAATTAAAGAAATACAATTCAATCGATACTATAGTCGCCCTTGCTACTTTTCCTTCTGCCTCAGCTTTAGGGGTAATTAGAATTTCCGGAAAAGCGGCCATAAAGATTGCTTCAAAAATATTTAAGCCGGCCAACAAAAAAGATATTCGTAAAGTTAAAGGCAACAGTCTTTTCTATGGTTGGATAGTGGAGAGAACTAAGGCCAAAAAACCAAAGCTAAAAACTGGATTAGTTGTTGATGAAGTTATGCTAAGTCTAATGAGGAAGCCACGTTCTTATACTAAGGAAGATGTGGTTGAGATTTCTGCCCACGGTGGGGTGTTGGTTCTGAATAAGATTTTAGAGTTAATAATCGAGCAGGGTGCTCGCCAGGCTCAAAGAGGTGAGTTTACCTATCGGGCTTTAGTCAATGGGCGTATAAATCTTATTCAGGCTGAGGCAGTTAGAGATATTGTTGAAGCAAGGTCTGACCAAGGTCTGAGGTTAGCCCAACAGCAGCTCAAGGGCGAGCTCTCAAAAGAAATAGATTTAGTTAAACAGGATTTAAAAGAGCTATTTTCTCAGGTTGAAGCCTATATCAATTTTCCTGAGGATGAGCTAAAAATTTCAACAGGTCTTATAAAAAAGCAGATCAACCAACTCAAAAATAAACTTGATAAGTTACTCATCGGATCTAAAGATGCCAAAATTTTAAAAGAAGGCTTAAGATGTATTATTTGTGGAAAAACTAATGCCGGAAAGTCGACCCTTTTTAACTGCTTGCTTAGAGAAGAAAGGGTCATTGTGAGCAGGATTCATGGCACCACTCGGGACGTAATCGAAGAAACTATAAATATTCGCGGCGTGCCTTTAAGGATATACGATACGGCTGGTTTGATTGAGCCCAGGGATTTGGTTACTAAAAAAGCGATAGCTAAAACTAACCAAAGTTTTGACTCGGCGGATTTAATAATTCTTATGCTTGACGGTTCGCGTAGTTTAGATAAAGATGATTTATTCTTACTTAACAAAATAAAGGATAAGAATGTGATCATTGTTATTAATAAAAGGGATTTAAAGCAAAAACTTAAAGCGGAAACCATTGCTAACTTTAAAAAGCCTAAAGTTTTTCTAAGCGCTTTAAAGAAAAAAGGCATTAAGGATTTAGAAAAAGCTGTATTTAATAGTGTATATAAAAACGGCTTGAATCGAGAAAATATTATTTTCCTTAATCATTATCAGGAACAGTTTTTAAAAAAAGCCGTAGAGAGTATTACTGAGGCTAAAGATTGCTTTGAGTCTGACGATGCCATTGATTTAGTTGGATGTTCTTTAAAAGAATGTTTAGATAGTCTAGCTGAACTAACTGGCGAAGTATATTCAGAGGAGATTCTAGAGAATATATTTAGCAAGTTTTGTATTGGTAAATAAGGGGGCATGATGGATAAGAAAAGAATCGAAAAAGGAATCAAAATGATTTTAGAGGCAATTGGTGTAGACTTAAAAAGAAAGGACATCGCCGCAACTCCTAAGCGAGTTGCTGACATGTATCAGGAAATTCTTGGCGGTCAATTTAAAGATGCTTCCTCAGAACTCGAAGTTATCTTAGAACAGAAGCACGATGAGATTATTCTTTTAAAAGGTATTCCTCTT from Candidatus Omnitrophota bacterium harbors:
- the purH gene encoding bifunctional phosphoribosylaminoimidazolecarboxamide formyltransferase/IMP cyclohydrolase, whose amino-acid sequence is MLRIRRALISVWDKKGIADFVKKLVNFNVDVVSTGKTATLLRKSGVVVKEVATLTSFPEILSGRVKTLHPKVFGGILANKKHPLHMEEMRGLGIYPFDLIVVNLYPFVEKRKERLSCDEMIEYIDIGGPAMLRAAAKNFKNVACISSSAQYKMVLAELEKNNGFISTETLRILAQEAFYLTKEYDNSIYNYFRGKDIATWNFEEAWRLRYGENPHQKASLYKMVEADTADFKQLQGKGLSYNNFLDLDAAMSMVKEFSEPAAAIVKHASICGVGVDRKLSGAYKKSYNADKLSSFGGVVGLNRKVDKETATQIIKSEFKECIIAPAYSKEALKLFAPKKNLRVLEVDFNKKVSFKEARGTSFGYLIQSQDNSTFDKNSLRVVTKKKPGSREMKDLIFAWKVAKFVRSNAIVIAKNSAVLGVGGGQPSRVGAVKIALSKAVSSSKLAVLASDGFFPKEDSIQVAYRKGIRAIIQPGGSIKDDEIIKVCDKLGIAMIFTGIRHFRH
- a CDS encoding elongation factor G produces the protein MNSDLMKKRTFLICGHAQSGKTSLAESLLFKSKAVNRLGSVDSGTSISDHEDDERDRKSSINLSILHADYKGNSLQFIDVPGYLDFIGELITSSRVVDFAIIVVDAVEGVSVGTEKAWEILQAQKVPCMFFINKLDKEDTDYKVTLADIQKSLTKKARSLVKVEGDKLINILKNKDMDPTLYSQIAESVAESDDVLLEKYLDKGALEDEELRVALDKAVTNSLFFPVVGGVATKELGTDTLLEVITEIMPAVGESAGRLAKDKSDQELVIKPKLEEPFSAQVFKTIVDPFVGQLTIFRVFSGKISSNSEFFNVTKDDKEKFGQLYALQGKQQIAVDEVSAGDIVAAAKLKNTFSQDSLCASSRPVNFPIPEFPSPAYSASVKPKTRQDEEKISAVLARLTSEDPTCSTSRDAQTKELIISGMGELHINVIIGRMKRKYQANVELGTPKVPYLETVTKSVDVSHRYKKQTGGKGQFGEVFIKVEPLERGKQFEFVNKVVGGAIPRNFIPSVEKGIRKSMVKGFLAGYTIADIRVILYDGSYHPVDSSDMAFQIAASMALKKAFDQAGSVLLEPVMNVEITVPEEFMGQITGDISSRRGRVLGMETKGKNDVVKAHIPLAEMFKYASDLRSFTGGRGTYTMSFDSYEVVPARITQGIVEQSKAAKEEQHV
- the mnmE gene encoding tRNA uridine-5-carboxymethylaminomethyl(34) synthesis GTPase MnmE encodes the protein MNESKLKKYNSIDTIVALATFPSASALGVIRISGKAAIKIASKIFKPANKKDIRKVKGNSLFYGWIVERTKAKKPKLKTGLVVDEVMLSLMRKPRSYTKEDVVEISAHGGVLVLNKILELIIEQGARQAQRGEFTYRALVNGRINLIQAEAVRDIVEARSDQGLRLAQQQLKGELSKEIDLVKQDLKELFSQVEAYINFPEDELKISTGLIKKQINQLKNKLDKLLIGSKDAKILKEGLRCIICGKTNAGKSTLFNCLLREERVIVSRIHGTTRDVIEETINIRGVPLRIYDTAGLIEPRDLVTKKAIAKTNQSFDSADLIILMLDGSRSLDKDDLFLLNKIKDKNVIIVINKRDLKQKLKAETIANFKKPKVFLSALKKKGIKDLEKAVFNSVYKNGLNRENIIFLNHYQEQFLKKAVESITEAKDCFESDDAIDLVGCSLKECLDSLAELTGEVYSEEILENIFSKFCIGK
- a CDS encoding DUF933 domain-containing protein; this translates as MKIFNLGLDLEPGKQVYKSSCFEKLVEKFSPKKSTPYPVEFVDSDIDQSEAIVLAESKRLDLIVTDLEKIETRLSRCESEAEKLLFKKAQVALEAEELLCDLNLSDSEKTLLKTLPLLTFKPCLVKNEVADINSLIGEVIQKSGLILFFTAGKKEVHAWSLKKGELILEAAGKIHSDLKRGFIKGEVVNCKDLDSFFNLAEARSRGFVKLVDRDYVVEENDIIEIRFNV
- a CDS encoding bifunctional folylpolyglutamate synthase/dihydrofolate synthase; the encoded protein is MITNYCQARGYLEDFINYEKTTKFNYKNSFKLERVRFLFKQLKIPYQDLKAIHIAGTKGKGSTAKICAQSLIACGFKVGLYTSPHLFDFRERIRVNRRMISKEDLVRIVEGLRSKIEKGKLSPKLGQLSFFEIYTAIAFKYFLEKKVDYAVIETGLGGRLDATNIVKPKVSVITHIGYDHTDLLGRRLYQIAKEKAGIIKTGVPVVCAKQQPSVLKIIKQIAKVKKAPLFLLGRDFKVNKLRLKAAATVFDYVDRNNNKLNNLSLPFLGSYQADNAACALCAYFLLNNNKLQVNKLNRYFDRLNLEGRFELISQKPLVLVDVAHNPSSFSALSDNLKLYYRSKKVILIFGCLKDKAAKVMLEKIPYQKLILTSFKNPRVADPIKLKKYAKGESIVTSNLRQALVIARQLYKENFLILISGSLFLVAQAKRVVKTSGFFGNFS